The DNA segment TCCTCTAGCATACAATCCATCTTTACCAATTAAATATGGACTTGTAGTTCTCCATTGTAAGAAGTGGAAATCCATTTTTTTAACTTCATAAAAAATAACTTGTGACATTGCAAGCATAAATGCAAGATCTCCTCCAGGCTTAATAGGAACCCATTCACCTTTTGATGCTTCTGGTCCACAGTGTGGATCAACAACAAGCATTTTGAAATCTCTATCTTTATACATTCTATCAAAAAGGGTTCTAGCCCCACCATCCGCAGAAGCTAAACCTAATCCAAGGTTCATTCCTAATGCAATAAAATATTTTAGATATGTACCATCTGGTCCAGAACCAGGGAAAACCCCTTGAACAAGGTCAGAAGCATAGTGTAATGTACATAAAATACCATTTGATTTTACATAGTTTGGTGTTCCAAAAGCGTGAGCAAAATAGAACTCAAAAGTACAGAAATAATCCATATCACCAAAACCAACTTGATATAACAGACCTCTTGGATCCTCTTTATGTACCTCTTCAAGTTTTTTAGCTGTTGTACTTAATGCCTCTTCCCAACTGATTTCAACCCATTTTGGGTCAACATCAAGACCTTTTTCTGGATTTGTTCTTTTCATTGGTGCTTTTACACGATAAGGGTTATATGTATTTTGGATAATAGATTGTCCCTTAGCACAAAGTGCACCTTTTGTTGTTGGGGCTTCAACATTTCCTTGTATCTCTACAGCTATACCATTTTCAACCCTATACATATTTGGACAACATCCACGCATACACATTCTACAGTGTCCATAATGCCAACCATCACTGCTAGTATCTTTAATATTTTTTTCTGCAGCTTCTAATAGTTGAGTTAACCCAAAATTAGCTCCAACTGTTACAAGAAATCCTGCAATACCAGCATTTTTAAGAAATGATCTTCTCGATAATTGTGGCATAATATTTGATTCTATTTCCATATTGACTCCTCCTAATCAATTTATAATTAAACTTTTATTGCAAAAATCCTATTCTAAATCTATAAAAAAGTTTTGCAATAATAATTGACTCTTTGGCATTTTTATTGCCACCTTTAGATTAACAGCTTGTTTAATAAATTAAATTTTCCTTAATTTTTAAACTAACTAAATCTTAAAATCTATTATAAAGAAAATGAATCTAAGGAAAAAATAAAAAAAATCTAAAAACAATTTTTATTTAAAATTGAAGCTTGAATTGAAATCAAATAAAAATCTCAAAGTAGAATTATTTTTACTTTATACTCTTATGTTTTCTTTTGTAAAATCGCCTAAAAATCAGAAGTTTATATATAATATTAAACTCTTATCTTGTATAATCCCACTAAATAATTTGATACAATAGATGAGAAATGAATATAAAAACTAAAAATGAAAGAACCCTTGTAAACATCATAAAATTTGGTGCAGTTATACCAATTTTACTTTTATCTGTAATATTTACCTACATTTTTATCCAATATAAGAATGAAGAATTAAAAAAAGAGATTGAATCTATTAAAACAAGATATATGAATCAAAATAAAAAAAGTGTTCAAGATGAAGTAAATAGAGTTATAAAAACAATAAACTATGAAATTGAAATCAATAATGAAGAATTAAAACAATCTTTAAAGAATAGAGTTTATGAAGCATATGCAATAGCTCATACTATCTATAAAGATAATATAAAATATAAAAGTAAAGATGAAGTTTTTCAAATAATAAAACAGGCTTTGGTAAATATTAGATTTAATGATGGCAGAGGATACATCTTTATAGATAATATAAATGGAATAAAACTTTTACAACCACTAAATAAAAGTTTTGAAGGAAGAGACTTTAGTAATTTTGAAGATCCTAAAGGTTATAAGTTTGTTCAAAAAATAATAGAGACAATAAAAGATAAATCTGAATCTTTTGATCAATACTATTGGTACAAATCAAAAGAGGACAAAACAGCCTACGAAAAACTTAGTTTTTATAAATATTTTGAACCTTATAATGTTGCAATTGGAACAGGAGAGTATATAGATGAATATACACAAAAACTCCAAAATAGTATTATTGAGAAAATTAAAAGAATTAGATTTGATGACAATGGCTATATTATGGTTTTTGATAGAGAAGGAAAATACCTATCTCATTTTCAAGAAAACAAAATCGGAATTGACGGATTTGAAGTAAAAGATAAAAATGGAAAATATTTTGTAAAAGATATGGTTAATTTTGCAAAAATCAATGGAGAGGGTTTCTTCTCTTACATAGCAAGTGCAAAACCAAATGGAGAAAATAAAAATAGAAAGAAAATATCTTTTTTAAAATACTTTAATGACTGGGGTTGGACTATTGGAGCAGGCTTTTATTTAGAAGAGTTAAATTATGAGATAACCCAAAAACAACAAGAGTTAACACAAAAATATGAACTAATAATTAAGAAAATAATATTTATAAGTATTCTTGTAACTATTCTTCTTGTTCTCTTTTCATTCTATATTTCAAAAATTATCTATAATAAATTTAATGAGTATAAAAATGAAATAAAAAAAGAGGTTGATAAAACCATAGAGAATGAAAAGATGTTAATACAACAATCTAAAATGGCAATTATGGGAGAGATGATTGGTAGTGTGGCACATCAACTAAAACAACCTCTAACACTTATTAGCACTTCAAATAGCCTTGTTAAGCTAAATAGAGAGATAGAAAATTTTAGTACACCTGAGCAAATTGATGATGCTTTAGAGAATATTGATAGCTCAGTAGTTAATCTTGCAACAACTATTGATAACTTTAAAAACTTCTTCAATCCAAACAAAGTTAAATCAGTTTTCAAAATAGAGGATCTGTTTAATAAAACTTTCATACTCTTAGACTATCAACTAAAAACAAATAGAATTGAAGTGGTTAAAGAGATAAACAATCTTGA comes from the Halarcobacter ebronensis genome and includes:
- a CDS encoding cache domain-containing protein — translated: MNIKTKNERTLVNIIKFGAVIPILLLSVIFTYIFIQYKNEELKKEIESIKTRYMNQNKKSVQDEVNRVIKTINYEIEINNEELKQSLKNRVYEAYAIAHTIYKDNIKYKSKDEVFQIIKQALVNIRFNDGRGYIFIDNINGIKLLQPLNKSFEGRDFSNFEDPKGYKFVQKIIETIKDKSESFDQYYWYKSKEDKTAYEKLSFYKYFEPYNVAIGTGEYIDEYTQKLQNSIIEKIKRIRFDDNGYIMVFDREGKYLSHFQENKIGIDGFEVKDKNGKYFVKDMVNFAKINGEGFFSYIASAKPNGENKNRKKISFLKYFNDWGWTIGAGFYLEELNYEITQKQQELTQKYELIIKKIIFISILVTILLVLFSFYISKIIYNKFNEYKNEIKKEVDKTIENEKMLIQQSKMAIMGEMIGSVAHQLKQPLTLISTSNSLVKLNREIENFSTPEQIDDALENIDSSVVNLATTIDNFKNFFNPNKVKSVFKIEDLFNKTFILLDYQLKTNRIEVVKEINNLEFYGYENELLQVLINIIKNAIDVLVKKDENRIIFIEAKYKNDEITIKVKDNAGGVSADILDKLFLSYVKTEKNEDTKGVNLYMTKQIINSIKGEISVSNVEYEYKDQKCKGAEFTIKIPFQSSL